A section of the Papio anubis isolate 15944 chromosome 2, Panubis1.0, whole genome shotgun sequence genome encodes:
- the LOC100997297 gene encoding heterogeneous nuclear ribonucleoprotein A1-like translates to MSKSESPKEPEQLRKIFIGGLSFETTDESLRSHFEQRGMLTDCVVMRDPNTKRSRGFGFVTYATVEEVDAAMNARPRKVDGRTVKPKRAVSREDSQRSGAHLTVKKKFVGGIKEDTEEHHLRDYFEQYGKIEVIEIMTDRGSGKKRDFAFITFDNHDSVDKTVIQKYHTVNGHNYEARKALSKQEMASASSSQRGRSGSGNFGGGCGGDFGGNGNFSGGGNFSGYGGFGGSCGGGGYGGSGDGHNGFGNDGSNFGGGGSYNDFVNYDNQSSHFGPMKGGNFGGGSSGPYGSGGQYLAKLRNQGGYDSSSSSSSSYGSGRRF, encoded by the coding sequence ATGTCTAAGTCAGAGTCTCCTAAAGAACCTGAACAGCTGAGGAAGATCTTCATTGGAGGGTTGAGCTTTGAAACAACCGATGAGAGCCTGAGGAGCCATTTTGAGCAACGGGGAATGCTCACGGACTGTGTGGTAATGAGAGATCCAAACACCAAGCGCTCCaggggctttgggtttgtcacatatgccACTGTGGAGGAGGTGGATGCAGCCATGAATGCAAGGCCACGCAAGGTAGATGGAAGAACTGTGAAACCAAAGAGAGCTGTCTCAAGAGAAGATTCTCAAAGATCAGGTGCACACTtaactgtgaaaaagaaatttgttggtggcattaaagaagacacagaagaaCATCACCTAAGAGATTATTTTGAACAGTATGGGAAAATTGAAGTGATTGAAATCATGACTGACCGAGGCAGTGGCAAGAAAAGGGACTTTGCCTTTATAACCTTTGACAACCATGACTCTGTGGATAAGACTGTCATTCAGAAATACCACACTGTGAATGGCCATAACTATGAAGCTAGGAAAGCTTTGTCAAAGCAAGAGATGGCTAGTGCTTCATCCAGCCAAAGAGGTCGAAGTGGTTCTGGAAACTTTGGTGGTGGTTGTGGAGGTGATTTTGGTGGGAATGGCAACTTTAGTGGTGGAGGAAACTTCAGTGGTTATGGTGGCTTTGGTGgcagctgtggtggtggtggatatggTGGCAGCGGGGATGGCCATAATGGATTTGGTAATgatggaagcaattttggaggtggtggaagcTACAATGATTTTGTCAATTATGACAATCAGTCTTCACATTTTGGACCCATGAAGGGAGGAAACTTTGGAGGCGGAAGCTCTGGCCCCTATGGTAGTGGAGGCCAATACTTGGCCAAACTACGAAACCAAGGTGGCTATGACagttccagcagcagcagcagtagctatGGTAgtggcagaagattttaa